The Mycobacteriales bacterium genome has a window encoding:
- the metK gene encoding methionine adenosyltransferase has translation MPRRLFTSESVTEGHPDKIADQISDSILDALLKDDARSRVAVETMITTGQVHVAGEVTTEAYADIPAIVREVILGIGYDSSKKGFDGASCGVSVSIGAQSPDIAQGVDDAYEHRAEGVDDELDRQGAGDQGLMFGYACTETPELMPLPIALAHRLARRLTAARKEGVIPYLRPDGKTQVTIEYVDGQPTRLDTVVVSSQHAPDIDIETLLKPDVAEHVIEAEIAALDIDTDGYRLLVNPTGRFEIGGPMGDAGLTGRKIIVDTYGGMARHGGGAFSGKDPSKVDRSAAYALRWVAKNVVAAGLAQRCEVQVAYAIGKAHPVGTFVDTFGTGRLSDEAIQQAVLEVFDLRPAAIIRDLDLLRPIYAQTAAYGHFGRPELDFTWEALDRVEALKRAAG, from the coding sequence GTGCCCCGTCGCCTGTTCACCTCGGAATCCGTGACCGAAGGCCACCCGGACAAGATCGCGGATCAGATCAGCGACTCGATCCTGGACGCGCTGCTCAAGGACGACGCCAGGAGCCGGGTCGCCGTCGAGACCATGATCACTACTGGTCAGGTGCACGTTGCCGGGGAGGTGACCACCGAGGCCTACGCCGACATCCCGGCGATCGTTCGCGAAGTCATCCTCGGGATCGGCTACGACTCGTCGAAGAAGGGATTCGACGGCGCGTCGTGCGGGGTCTCGGTGTCGATCGGGGCCCAGTCGCCGGACATCGCGCAGGGGGTCGACGACGCCTACGAGCATCGCGCCGAGGGCGTGGACGACGAGCTGGACCGGCAGGGCGCGGGCGACCAGGGACTGATGTTCGGCTACGCCTGCACCGAGACGCCGGAGCTCATGCCGCTGCCGATCGCGCTCGCCCACCGGCTGGCCCGCCGGCTCACCGCCGCCCGCAAGGAGGGGGTCATCCCCTACCTGCGCCCGGACGGCAAGACGCAGGTGACCATCGAGTACGTCGACGGCCAGCCGACCCGGCTGGACACCGTCGTCGTTTCCAGCCAGCACGCGCCGGACATCGACATCGAGACCCTCCTCAAGCCAGACGTCGCCGAGCACGTAATCGAGGCGGAGATCGCCGCCCTGGACATCGACACCGACGGATACCGACTGCTCGTCAACCCGACCGGCCGTTTCGAGATCGGTGGGCCGATGGGGGATGCCGGCCTCACCGGCCGCAAGATCATCGTGGACACGTACGGGGGGATGGCCCGCCACGGCGGCGGCGCGTTCTCCGGCAAGGACCCGTCCAAGGTGGACCGCTCCGCCGCCTACGCGCTGCGCTGGGTGGCCAAGAACGTGGTGGCGGCCGGACTCGCCCAACGATGCGAGGTCCAGGTCGCGTACGCCATCGGCAAGGCGCACCCGGTGGGCACCTTCGTCGACACCTTCGGTACCGGGCGGCTCTCCGACGAGGCCATCCAGCAGGCGGTCCTCGAGGTGTTCGACCTCCGCCCCGCGGCGATCATCCGCGACCTCGACCTGCTGCGCCCGATCTACGCCCAGACCGCGGCCTACGGCCACTTCGGCCGGCCCGAGCTCGACTTCACCTGGGAGGCCCTCGACCGGGTCGAGGCCCTCAAGCGCGCGGCCGGGTAG
- a CDS encoding primosomal protein N' produces MGRTSAASRRELRPAGDRPVARVAVDIPLAHLDRPFDYLVPEGADELAVPGSRVRVRFAGRLVDGFVLARLDGSEHAGDLSFLVRSVSAEPVLSPELETLARAVADRYAGTLADVLRLAIPPRHAAVEAEPAGRSAHEPVERPPAGGWSDYAGGAQFLAAIAEGGRPRAVWTALPGPGWPAELATAAAATLASGRSALLIVPDARDVTRVGQALRQRLGPGRHVELSADLGPAERYRRWLAVRRGAVRAVVGTRSASFAPVTRLGLVVCWDDGDDLHAEPRAPYPHVREVLALRAHLESAGLLVGGFVCTAEGAALCRSRWANRLAPSRAAVRERAPRVNASGEDHELARDAAAQAARLPSVAWSAARDGLRTGPVLIQVPRRGYIPTLACAACRASARCHRCAGPLGLPGPGPGSPPACRWCGRPAADWHCPECGSTRARAVVVGARRTAEELGRAFPGVPVRTSGRDEVLATVSTDPVLVVATPGAEPVPSGGYAAALLLDGWALLTRPDLRAAEEALRRWAAAAALVRPAGEGGRVVVVADGGIRPVQALIRWDPIGFADDELEERTQLRFPPAVRLAAISGAPAAVADLLAASDLPDSVERLGPVPVGNGSAERLLLRVPRRDGARLAAGLKAAAAVRSARKAIEPVRVQLDPRELG; encoded by the coding sequence GTGGGAAGGACCTCGGCGGCGTCCCGCCGCGAACTCCGGCCGGCCGGGGACCGGCCGGTTGCCCGAGTGGCTGTCGATATCCCGCTGGCGCACCTGGACCGGCCCTTCGACTACCTCGTCCCAGAGGGCGCCGATGAGCTCGCGGTCCCGGGGTCCCGCGTTCGGGTTCGCTTTGCCGGCCGGCTGGTCGACGGATTCGTCTTGGCGCGGTTGGACGGCTCCGAGCACGCCGGTGACCTCTCCTTCCTGGTCCGCTCCGTGTCCGCCGAACCCGTGCTCAGCCCGGAGCTCGAAACACTCGCCCGGGCGGTCGCTGACCGTTATGCCGGGACGCTCGCCGACGTGCTCCGGCTCGCCATCCCGCCCCGCCACGCCGCTGTCGAGGCGGAACCCGCGGGCCGGTCGGCGCACGAACCGGTCGAACGACCGCCGGCCGGCGGCTGGTCGGACTATGCGGGAGGGGCGCAGTTCCTCGCCGCCATAGCGGAGGGTGGCCGCCCGCGGGCCGTGTGGACCGCGCTGCCGGGGCCGGGTTGGCCGGCCGAGCTGGCAACGGCGGCCGCCGCCACGCTGGCAAGTGGCCGCTCGGCCCTGTTGATCGTTCCCGATGCCCGCGACGTGACCCGGGTGGGTCAGGCATTGCGGCAGCGGCTCGGGCCGGGCCGGCACGTCGAGTTGTCCGCGGACCTCGGGCCCGCCGAGCGGTACCGGCGCTGGCTCGCGGTTCGGCGTGGGGCGGTACGTGCCGTCGTCGGCACCCGCTCCGCGTCCTTCGCGCCGGTGACCCGGCTCGGTCTCGTGGTCTGTTGGGACGACGGCGACGATCTGCACGCGGAACCACGGGCCCCGTACCCGCACGTCCGAGAGGTGTTGGCCCTGCGAGCGCACCTCGAGTCGGCCGGTCTCCTGGTCGGCGGCTTCGTCTGCACCGCCGAGGGTGCCGCACTGTGCCGCAGCCGCTGGGCGAACCGGCTGGCCCCGAGCCGGGCGGCGGTCCGGGAACGCGCCCCACGGGTCAACGCCTCCGGGGAGGATCACGAGCTCGCCCGGGATGCCGCGGCGCAGGCCGCCCGATTGCCCAGCGTTGCCTGGTCCGCCGCCCGGGACGGCCTTCGAACCGGACCCGTGCTGATCCAGGTGCCCCGGCGCGGGTACATCCCGACGCTCGCCTGCGCCGCATGTCGGGCCTCGGCCCGCTGCCACCGCTGCGCCGGGCCGCTCGGCCTGCCCGGCCCGGGGCCCGGCTCCCCTCCGGCCTGCCGCTGGTGCGGGCGGCCGGCTGCCGACTGGCATTGCCCGGAGTGCGGTTCGACCCGCGCGCGGGCGGTCGTCGTCGGGGCACGGCGCACCGCGGAAGAACTCGGCCGGGCGTTCCCCGGCGTGCCGGTCCGGACCAGCGGGCGGGACGAGGTGCTGGCCACGGTGTCGACCGACCCCGTGCTGGTCGTCGCCACCCCCGGGGCCGAGCCGGTGCCTTCCGGTGGGTACGCGGCCGCTCTGCTCCTCGACGGGTGGGCCCTGCTGACTCGGCCCGACCTGCGAGCCGCAGAGGAGGCGCTGCGTCGCTGGGCGGCGGCCGCGGCACTCGTCCGGCCGGCTGGCGAAGGCGGACGAGTGGTTGTCGTGGCCGATGGCGGCATTCGTCCGGTCCAGGCCCTGATCCGTTGGGATCCGATCGGCTTCGCCGACGACGAACTGGAGGAACGCACGCAGCTGCGATTCCCGCCCGCCGTTCGGCTGGCCGCGATCAGCGGGGCACCCGCGGCCGTCGCCGACCTGCTCGCCGCCAGCGATCTGCCGGATTCCGTTGAACGGCTGGGACCGGTGCCGGTCGGCAACGGGTCGGCGGAACGCCTGCTGCTCCGGGTGCCCCGCCGCGACGGCGCGCGGTTGGCGGCCGGACTCAAGGCCGCCGCGGCCGTGCGGTCCGCGCGCAAGGCGATCGAGCCGGTGCGGGTGCAGCTCGATCCGCGAGAACTCGGCTGA
- the def gene encoding peptide deformylase translates to MAVQPIRLFGDPVLRAVAEPVTTFDKELRLLVRDLTETMIDAPGAGLAAPQIGVLLRVFTYDADDQVGHLVNPVIGELSEEEQDGEEGCLSFPGLAFPTRRAQRVVARGFDMYGDPVLLEGSSLLARCVQHETDHLDGVLFIDRLDSERRKLAMKAIREAEWAGEPVPAFRLSPHPGPG, encoded by the coding sequence ATGGCCGTGCAGCCGATTCGCCTGTTCGGCGATCCGGTGCTCCGTGCCGTCGCGGAGCCGGTGACGACCTTCGACAAGGAGCTTCGCCTACTCGTCCGCGACCTCACCGAAACGATGATCGACGCTCCCGGAGCCGGCTTGGCCGCTCCGCAGATCGGCGTGCTGCTCCGGGTATTCACCTACGACGCCGACGACCAGGTCGGCCATCTGGTCAACCCGGTGATCGGTGAGCTGTCCGAGGAGGAGCAGGACGGCGAGGAAGGGTGCCTGTCCTTCCCCGGCTTGGCGTTCCCGACCCGGCGAGCGCAACGGGTCGTGGCCCGCGGGTTCGACATGTACGGCGATCCGGTCCTCCTCGAGGGCAGTTCGTTGCTAGCCCGATGCGTCCAACACGAGACCGACCACCTCGACGGGGTGCTGTTCATCGACCGGCTCGATTCCGAGCGCCGCAAGCTGGCGATGAAGGCGATCCGGGAGGCGGAATGGGCCGGCGAGCCGGTGCCGGCCTTCCGGTTGTCACCCCATCCCGGTCCCGGCTGA
- the fmt gene encoding methionyl-tRNA formyltransferase gives MRLVFAGTPAVAVPALDTILAAPRHEVLAVLTRPDAPAGRGRAGRPSPVRVRAEQAGLEVLTPRRPGDTELLSRLTDLAPDCCPVVAYGALLPPAALDIPPRGWINLHFSLLPAWRGAAPVQHALLAGDDVTGASTFRIEEGLDTGPVYGVVTAEIGPRETAGELLDRLARIGAELLVATLDGIEDGRLSARPQPLDGVSLAPKLGVEDARIRWPDPAPAVDRRIRACTPAPGAWTTYAGRRIKLAPVELTASSDLDPGQLRVTREAVLVGTGSLDVQLGGVQPEGRRAMAAEAWARGARPGPGDRFR, from the coding sequence GTGCGCCTGGTCTTCGCCGGTACACCGGCGGTCGCGGTGCCCGCCCTCGATACGATCCTGGCCGCGCCTCGGCACGAGGTGCTCGCCGTGCTGACCCGTCCGGATGCCCCGGCCGGGCGCGGCCGGGCGGGCCGCCCGAGCCCGGTGCGGGTTCGAGCCGAGCAGGCCGGCCTCGAGGTGCTGACGCCACGCCGACCCGGCGACACCGAGTTGCTTTCTCGACTGACCGACCTGGCCCCGGACTGCTGTCCGGTAGTCGCCTACGGCGCATTGCTACCGCCGGCCGCTCTCGACATTCCACCCCGCGGCTGGATCAACCTGCATTTCTCGCTGCTGCCCGCGTGGCGCGGGGCGGCTCCGGTGCAGCACGCGCTGCTCGCCGGTGACGACGTCACCGGGGCAAGCACGTTCCGGATCGAGGAGGGGCTCGACACCGGGCCGGTCTACGGGGTCGTCACGGCTGAAATCGGTCCGCGTGAGACGGCTGGGGAACTCCTCGACCGGCTAGCGCGGATCGGCGCCGAACTCCTCGTCGCCACCCTCGACGGGATCGAAGACGGTCGGCTCTCGGCCCGCCCGCAGCCCCTCGACGGGGTCAGCCTGGCGCCGAAGCTCGGCGTCGAAGACGCCCGGATCCGCTGGCCTGACCCGGCGCCGGCCGTGGACCGGAGGATCCGGGCCTGCACCCCGGCGCCCGGTGCCTGGACCACATACGCCGGGCGACGGATCAAGCTGGCGCCGGTGGAGCTGACCGCCAGCTCCGACTTGGACCCGGGACAGTTACGCGTGACCCGCGAGGCTGTTCTCGTCGGCACCGGCAGCCTCGACGTGCAGCTCGGGGGGGTCCAGCCCGAAGGGCGCCGGGCGATGGCGGCGGAGGCCTGGGCGCGCGGGGCACGACCTGGACCGGGCGACCGGTTCCGGTGA
- a CDS encoding transcription antitermination factor NusB yields the protein MTAGPPDRARAAAYQLLRAVAARDAYANLVLPGLLRERQIEGRDAALATELGYGTLRWLGSLDAVLAAAASRPLAEIDPPLLDALRIGAYQLLHLRVPAHAAVSTTVDLTRAAVGPGPAKFANAVLRRVAQRDWEGWLGHLATGDPASDLGLRYGYPTWIVHAFADSLTAVGAGAELAAALAAGSARPAVSLVARPGRIARAELLAEAGPEARASDFSPLGVELAAGDPGDIPAVADGRAAVQDVGSQLVALAMAAPALDADQHWLDLAAGPGGKAAVLAGIAGARGARLLAVEPSAHRARLTMRTLDGAAVVVQADGRVPAWRTESFDRVLLDAPCSGLGALRRRPESRWRRGPADVARLAGLQRELLSAGLDAVRPGGLLGYATCSPHLAETRTVVAGALDDRPQLTLVDARPFFAGVPDLGAGPDVQLWPHRHGTDAMYFALIRVGERT from the coding sequence GTGACCGCTGGCCCCCCGGACCGGGCCCGGGCCGCTGCGTACCAACTGCTACGGGCCGTCGCCGCCCGGGACGCCTACGCGAACCTGGTCCTGCCCGGGCTGCTGCGAGAACGCCAGATCGAAGGCCGCGACGCCGCGTTGGCCACCGAGCTCGGCTACGGAACCCTGCGCTGGCTCGGCAGCCTCGACGCCGTCCTCGCCGCCGCCGCCAGCCGGCCACTCGCCGAGATCGATCCGCCCCTGCTGGACGCGCTCCGGATCGGCGCCTACCAGCTGCTGCACCTGCGCGTTCCGGCACACGCCGCCGTCTCGACCACGGTGGACCTGACCCGTGCGGCGGTCGGCCCCGGGCCGGCGAAGTTCGCCAACGCGGTGCTGCGCCGGGTGGCGCAGCGGGACTGGGAGGGCTGGCTAGGGCACCTCGCCACCGGCGATCCGGCGTCCGACCTGGGGCTGCGCTACGGCTATCCGACGTGGATCGTGCACGCCTTCGCCGACTCCCTCACCGCGGTCGGCGCGGGCGCGGAGCTGGCGGCGGCGCTGGCTGCGGGCTCGGCCCGGCCGGCGGTCTCCCTGGTCGCCCGGCCGGGGCGGATCGCGCGCGCGGAGCTGCTCGCCGAGGCCGGGCCGGAGGCCCGGGCCAGCGACTTCTCGCCGCTGGGAGTCGAACTGGCCGCGGGTGACCCCGGCGACATTCCCGCCGTTGCGGACGGCCGGGCCGCCGTCCAGGACGTCGGCAGCCAACTGGTGGCGCTCGCGATGGCCGCGCCGGCGCTGGACGCGGACCAGCACTGGCTCGACCTCGCGGCCGGTCCCGGCGGCAAGGCCGCGGTGCTTGCCGGGATCGCGGGCGCACGGGGCGCGCGACTGCTCGCCGTGGAGCCGTCAGCCCACCGCGCCCGGCTCACGATGCGGACCCTGGACGGTGCGGCGGTGGTCGTGCAGGCCGACGGCCGGGTGCCGGCATGGCGAACCGAGAGCTTCGACCGGGTTCTGCTCGACGCACCCTGTAGTGGCCTGGGCGCGCTGCGTCGGCGGCCGGAGAGCCGTTGGCGGCGGGGGCCCGCGGACGTGGCCCGGCTGGCCGGGTTGCAGCGCGAGTTGCTCAGCGCCGGCCTGGATGCAGTTCGGCCCGGGGGCCTGCTCGGCTACGCCACCTGTTCACCGCATCTCGCGGAAACCAGGACGGTGGTCGCGGGCGCGCTCGATGACCGGCCCCAGCTGACCCTGGTCGACGCCAGGCCATTCTTCGCCGGCGTCCCCGACCTGGGCGCAGGTCCGGATGTGCAACTGTGGCCGCACCGGCACGGCACCGATGCCATGTACTTCGCCCTGATCAGGGTGGGGGAGCGGACCTGA
- the rpe gene encoding ribulose-phosphate 3-epimerase has protein sequence MGVQISPSILSADFARLADEANAVADVADWLHVDVMDNHFVPNLTIGLPVVESLMRHTELPLDCHLMIDDPDRWAPGYAEAGAGGVTFHVEAAADPARLARTLRAAGSRAGIALKPDTPVEPYEDLLGEFDLLLIMTVEPGFGGQAFRADVLPKLRRARELIRGRDLALWLQVDGGVDETTIVECAEAGADVFVAGSAVFSGPDPAAAVRRLRLAAEGAARAEGEA, from the coding sequence GTGGGTGTGCAAATCTCGCCGAGCATCCTGTCCGCCGACTTCGCGCGACTCGCCGACGAGGCGAACGCCGTCGCCGACGTCGCCGACTGGCTGCACGTCGATGTCATGGACAACCACTTCGTGCCGAATCTGACGATCGGGCTACCGGTCGTGGAGAGCCTGATGCGGCACACCGAGCTACCGCTGGACTGTCACCTCATGATCGACGATCCGGACCGGTGGGCGCCCGGATACGCCGAGGCGGGTGCGGGTGGCGTGACCTTCCATGTCGAAGCGGCGGCCGACCCGGCGCGGCTGGCCCGAACCCTGCGGGCGGCCGGATCGCGTGCCGGAATCGCACTCAAGCCGGACACCCCGGTCGAGCCTTACGAGGACCTGCTCGGCGAGTTCGACCTCCTGCTCATCATGACCGTCGAACCCGGTTTCGGCGGCCAAGCGTTCCGGGCGGACGTTCTGCCGAAGTTGCGCCGGGCCCGCGAGTTGATCCGCGGCCGGGACCTGGCGCTATGGCTGCAGGTCGACGGCGGGGTGGACGAGACCACCATCGTCGAATGCGCGGAGGCCGGCGCGGACGTCTTCGTCGCCGGGTCCGCGGTGTTCTCCGGGCCGGACCCGGCGGCGGCGGTGCGCCGGCTGCGGCTGGCCGCCGAGGGGGCCGCCCGCGCGGAGGGGGAAGCATGA
- a CDS encoding response regulator: MNRVLVVDDDRIVARFIETNLRLEGFDVRLAHDGAQALAIAADWHADLVLLDVILPDLDGFAVCRELRRSPRTANLPVILLTTSQVTAEHLVGLAAGADDYLAKPFDPLELVTRVRFTLRRTAEIRALSPLTGLPGNTRIEAELASRITESAPVAICYADLDNFKAYNDCYGFLRGDEVLLLLATTIKSAADSVGAPTPFVGHVGGDDFVVICSPDQAEPLCTRMVTAFDAAVPALHDPADVARGHLSVVDRRGQVHEYPLVGVSIGVATSDRRHFRDHRESVAVATEMKAVAKGTPGSSIAIDRRSDPASITLT, translated from the coding sequence ATGAACCGGGTTCTCGTCGTCGACGACGACCGGATCGTGGCCCGCTTCATCGAGACGAACCTCCGGCTGGAGGGCTTCGACGTACGGCTGGCCCACGACGGCGCGCAGGCGCTCGCGATCGCTGCGGACTGGCACGCCGACCTCGTCCTGCTCGACGTGATCCTGCCCGATCTCGACGGGTTCGCGGTTTGCCGGGAACTGCGCCGCAGTCCGAGGACGGCGAACCTTCCGGTGATCCTGTTGACGACGAGCCAGGTCACCGCCGAGCACCTCGTCGGGTTGGCGGCCGGGGCCGACGACTATCTGGCCAAACCGTTCGACCCGTTGGAGCTGGTCACCCGGGTCCGTTTCACCCTGCGCCGGACCGCGGAGATCCGAGCGCTTTCGCCGCTCACCGGGCTGCCCGGGAATACCCGGATCGAAGCCGAGCTGGCGAGCCGGATCACCGAATCGGCCCCGGTGGCCATCTGCTACGCAGACCTCGACAACTTCAAGGCCTACAACGACTGCTACGGGTTCCTCCGGGGCGACGAGGTCCTCCTGCTGCTCGCCACGACGATCAAATCCGCCGCCGACTCGGTAGGCGCGCCGACCCCGTTCGTCGGGCATGTCGGCGGCGACGACTTCGTCGTGATCTGCTCCCCGGACCAGGCCGAGCCGTTGTGCACCCGGATGGTCACCGCCTTCGACGCCGCGGTCCCTGCGCTGCACGATCCGGCCGACGTGGCCCGTGGGCACCTCTCGGTAGTTGACCGGCGGGGGCAGGTGCACGAGTACCCGCTGGTCGGGGTCTCGATCGGCGTCGCAACGAGCGACCGGCGACATTTCCGCGACCACCGGGAGTCGGTTGCGGTCGCCACCGAGATGAAGGCCGTGGCGAAGGGCACCCCGGGATCCTCGATCGCGATCGACCGACGCTCCGATCCCGCTTCGATCACGCTGACCTGA
- the ribD gene encoding bifunctional diaminohydroxyphosphoribosylaminopyrimidine deaminase/5-amino-6-(5-phosphoribosylamino)uracil reductase RibD, with the protein MASATEIAAMRRALALADAAPWQGHPNPTVGAVVLDPSGAVVGTGVSAPRGGPHAEVVALAEAGPAAAGGTVVVTLEPCAARGRTPACTEALVAAGVRRVVHAAADPQPPFGGGAARLREAQVCVEGGVLAAEARAGAALAGWLTAVAAGRPVVTWKSATTLDGRTAAVDGSSRWITDSAARSDAHALRSRHDAVLVGIGTVLADDPELTVRDAPGPQPLRVVADPHGRTPRTARVLGPGSLVAVGSGCEAVGEGVVKVDEGPGGLDPLSLLEALAARGVRSVLLEGGARLAGSFVRAGLVDRAVIYLAPALLGAGTPVLGDVGIATMSDAQRWRFEDVSVVGCDLRVIARPLRDG; encoded by the coding sequence GTGGCCAGCGCCACCGAGATCGCGGCGATGCGCCGCGCCCTCGCGCTTGCCGACGCCGCGCCCTGGCAGGGGCACCCGAACCCAACGGTGGGTGCGGTGGTGCTGGACCCGTCCGGGGCGGTGGTCGGGACCGGGGTCAGCGCGCCGCGGGGCGGCCCGCACGCGGAGGTCGTGGCCCTCGCCGAAGCCGGTCCGGCAGCCGCCGGCGGCACGGTGGTGGTCACCCTGGAACCGTGCGCTGCCCGGGGTCGAACTCCGGCCTGCACCGAGGCGCTGGTCGCCGCCGGGGTCCGTCGAGTGGTGCACGCCGCCGCCGATCCGCAACCGCCGTTCGGCGGCGGGGCCGCCCGTTTGCGGGAGGCGCAGGTCTGCGTCGAAGGTGGCGTGCTGGCGGCGGAAGCCCGGGCCGGAGCGGCCCTCGCCGGGTGGCTGACCGCTGTCGCGGCCGGGCGTCCGGTCGTGACCTGGAAGTCCGCGACCACCCTGGACGGCCGGACCGCTGCCGTCGACGGCAGTAGTCGCTGGATCACCGACAGCGCCGCTCGGTCCGACGCCCACGCCCTGCGTTCCCGGCACGACGCGGTCCTCGTCGGCATCGGAACCGTGCTCGCCGACGATCCGGAGCTCACCGTCCGGGACGCACCGGGTCCGCAGCCCCTTCGCGTGGTCGCCGATCCACACGGCCGCACCCCACGGACCGCACGAGTCCTCGGACCAGGCTCACTGGTCGCCGTCGGCTCCGGGTGCGAGGCGGTGGGGGAGGGTGTCGTTAAAGTCGATGAAGGACCGGGCGGACTGGACCCGCTCTCCTTGCTCGAGGCACTGGCTGCCCGCGGCGTCCGAAGTGTCCTGCTGGAGGGGGGAGCCCGGCTCGCTGGCTCGTTCGTCCGGGCAGGCCTGGTCGATCGGGCCGTCATCTACCTGGCGCCGGCCCTGCTCGGGGCCGGGACGCCGGTCCTCGGCGACGTCGGGATCGCGACGATGTCGGACGCGCAACGCTGGCGGTTCGAGGACGTTTCCGTGGTGGGCTGCGATCTGCGGGTCATCGCCCGACCCCTCCGGGACGGCTGA
- a CDS encoding riboflavin synthase: MFTGIVEERGTVIAVAAGAASAVLSVRGPTVTADLRPGDSVAVNGVCLTAVRVEADRFAADVMAETLARSSLGALSPGEAVNLERAVTPSTRLGGHLVQGHVDGVGVVLERIPGERWEAVRISLPAGLDRYIVEKGSIAVDGVSLTVVSVDQSAFTVGLIPATLEATTLGAAGPGSRLNLEVDVLAKYVEKMLTPHIPEQP; encoded by the coding sequence ATGTTCACCGGGATCGTGGAGGAGCGCGGGACCGTCATCGCGGTGGCCGCCGGGGCCGCGTCCGCCGTGCTTTCGGTCCGCGGCCCGACGGTGACGGCCGATCTGCGGCCGGGGGACTCCGTCGCGGTAAACGGTGTGTGCCTCACTGCCGTGCGGGTCGAGGCGGACCGGTTCGCCGCCGACGTCATGGCGGAGACGCTGGCCCGTTCCAGTCTGGGTGCCCTTAGCCCCGGCGAAGCGGTCAACCTCGAGCGGGCGGTCACCCCCTCGACGCGGCTCGGCGGCCACCTGGTCCAAGGCCACGTCGACGGGGTTGGGGTCGTCCTCGAACGGATCCCCGGCGAGCGGTGGGAAGCCGTCCGGATCTCGTTGCCGGCCGGTCTCGACCGCTACATCGTGGAGAAGGGGTCGATCGCCGTCGACGGGGTCAGCCTCACCGTCGTCTCGGTGGACCAGTCGGCGTTCACCGTCGGTTTGATCCCGGCCACCCTCGAGGCGACGACCCTCGGCGCCGCCGGCCCGGGTTCCCGGTTGAATCTCGAAGTCGACGTGCTCGCGAAGTACGTCGAGAAGATGCTCACTCCTCACATCCCGGAGCAACCATGA
- a CDS encoding bifunctional 3,4-dihydroxy-2-butanone-4-phosphate synthase/GTP cyclohydrolase II: MTDQPFFSSVERAIAEVAAGRAVVVVDDANRENEGDLIFAAQMATPELLGFMIRYTSGFVCAPLTEADCDRLELPPMYHINQDRRGTAYTVTVDARENVTTGISAADRSRTIRLLADPEATAADFTRPGHVVPLRARDGGVLRRAGHTEAAVDLARLAGLRPAGVLCEIVNEDGSMARLPELVTFAERHDLPLISIAALIAHRRHTERQIRAVAEARIPTRHGAFRAVGYQSLVDGTDHIALVRGDIGDGERVLVRVHSECLTGDVFGSRRCDCGPQLDSALATVAAEGRGVVLYVRGHEGRGIGLLHKLWAYQLQDLGQDTVDANLNLGLPADARDYGIGAQILVDLGIRSMRLLTNNPAKRAGLEGYGLSIVERVALPVTATAENLRYLVTKRDRMGHDLPDLPDEEATEASADALRPGFAFIGHAGVGAVAVGQVMP, translated from the coding sequence ATGACCGACCAGCCGTTCTTTTCTTCCGTCGAACGGGCCATCGCCGAGGTCGCGGCTGGCCGGGCGGTGGTTGTTGTCGACGACGCCAACCGGGAGAACGAGGGCGACCTCATCTTCGCCGCGCAGATGGCGACCCCGGAACTGTTGGGTTTCATGATCCGCTATACCAGTGGCTTCGTCTGCGCCCCGCTCACCGAGGCCGACTGCGATCGACTCGAGCTGCCGCCGATGTACCACATCAATCAGGACCGCCGCGGCACGGCGTACACCGTGACGGTCGACGCCCGGGAGAACGTCACGACCGGCATCTCGGCGGCGGATCGGTCGCGGACCATCCGGCTGCTGGCCGACCCGGAAGCGACCGCCGCAGATTTCACTCGGCCCGGTCACGTCGTTCCGCTGCGTGCCCGGGACGGTGGTGTTCTGCGCCGGGCCGGGCACACCGAGGCCGCCGTCGACCTGGCCCGGCTGGCCGGACTGCGCCCGGCCGGGGTGCTCTGCGAGATCGTCAACGAGGATGGCTCGATGGCCCGGCTGCCCGAGCTGGTGACCTTCGCCGAACGGCACGACCTCCCGCTCATCTCGATCGCAGCGCTCATCGCGCATCGCCGGCACACGGAGCGCCAGATCCGAGCGGTAGCCGAAGCCCGGATCCCGACCCGGCACGGCGCGTTCCGGGCCGTCGGGTACCAGAGCCTTGTCGACGGTACCGATCACATCGCCCTCGTCCGCGGCGACATCGGCGACGGCGAACGGGTGCTCGTGCGGGTGCACTCCGAATGCCTCACCGGCGACGTGTTCGGATCGCGGCGCTGCGACTGCGGGCCGCAGCTCGACTCCGCGCTGGCGACCGTAGCCGCCGAGGGTCGGGGGGTCGTGCTCTACGTCCGCGGTCACGAGGGTCGAGGCATCGGGCTGCTGCACAAGTTATGGGCCTACCAGCTTCAGGACCTGGGGCAGGACACCGTCGATGCCAACCTCAACCTCGGGTTGCCCGCGGACGCCCGCGACTACGGGATCGGCGCGCAGATCCTGGTCGACCTGGGGATCCGTTCGATGCGGCTGTTGACCAACAACCCGGCCAAGCGCGCCGGACTCGAGGGCTACGGTTTGTCGATCGTCGAGCGGGTGGCGTTGCCGGTGACAGCCACCGCGGAGAACCTGCGCTATCTGGTGACTAAGCGGGACCGGATGGGTCATGACCTGCCCGACCTGCCGGACGAGGAGGCGACGGAGGCCAGCGCCGACGCCCTGCGGCCGGGCTTCGCGTTCATCGGTCATGCGGGGGTAGGCGCGGTTGCCGTTGGCCAGGTCATGCCGTGA